The following coding sequences lie in one Zingiber officinale cultivar Zhangliang chromosome 2B, Zo_v1.1, whole genome shotgun sequence genomic window:
- the LOC122046620 gene encoding RING-H2 finger protein ATL3-like has product MSSATVSVAAMGSEGDVDPAATNAATVRISSEVMVASVIFLFMVVVFVFFLYLYAKRYLRHDRSGYGARFVFAAGDLVPAAPRRGLDPASLPVTVYRASDFKDGGGLECAVCLSELADGEEARVLPKCGHGFHLQCIDMWFHSHSTCPLCRSAVVADEGSSPETESPDPPTEATPEAFPTNVLIRGGRDPVNERALVIEIPRNAVDVLGPQTSPLPSSRAALEELRSPVSATFRSLRRLWSQGRKASAGPSSFSSREVDVEQGPAEENHAPPLKSPAPKP; this is encoded by the coding sequence ATGTCATCAGCAACTGTGTCCGTGGCGGCGATGGGCAGCGAGGGCGACGTCGATCCGGCAGCCACCAACGCCGCCACCGTGAGGATCAGCAGCGAGGTCATGGTGGCCTCCGTCATATTCCTGTTCATGGTCGTcgtcttcgtcttcttcctctaCCTCTACGCCAAGCGCTACCTCCGCCACGACCGCTCCGGCTACGGCGCCCGTTTTGTCTTCGCCGCCGGCGACCTAGTCCCCGCCGCCCCGCGCCGAGGTCTGGACCCTGCCTCCCTCCCCGTCACCGTATACCGTGCCTCTGACTTCAAGGACGGCGGCGGGCTCGAGTGCGCGGTCTGCCTTTCGGAGCTCGCCGACGGCGAGGAGGCCCGGGTGCTCCCCAAGTGCGGCCACGGCTTCCACCTCCAGTGCATCGACATGTGGTTCCACTCCCACTCCACCTGCCCGCTATGCCGCAGCGCCGTCGTCGCCGACGAAGGCTCCTCCCCTGAAACTGAGTCGCCCGATCCGCCGACGGAGGCCACCCCGGAGGCGTTTCCCACCAATGTGCTGATTCGGGGAGGCCGAGACCCGGTTAACGAAAGGGCTCTGGTGATCGAGATCCCGAGGAACGCCGTCGATGTCCTGGGGCCTCAAACCTCGCCGTTGCCTTCGAGCAGGGCGGCCCTGGAGGAGCTGAGATCACCAGTTTCAGCGACGTTCCGGTCCCTGCGAAGGCTTTGGAGCCAGGGGAGGAAGGCCAGCGCAGGTCCCTCTTCCTTCAGCTCGAGGGAGGTCGACGTCGAGCAAGGGCCGGCGGAGGAAAACCACGCGCCACCGCTCAAGTCCCCTGCTCCGAAGCCATGA